One part of the Thermoanaerobacterium sp. CMT5567-10 genome encodes these proteins:
- a CDS encoding ABC transporter substrate-binding protein, which yields MKFKKFISMILVFLMISLLIVGCSNNSNSNKTSENNKITTTTETSVKPGEATPRNETLYISGLQWGPPTTFNPLSPSQTSLPLSATSIARELTFETLFMYNQLDGKMYPLLGKSYAFSSDNTVCTVTLNPDAKWNDGQKVTAGDVVYTFELGKKYPVSWSSNWNYLDSVTAKDDTTVEFKLKSDNKNPLMVEEALESVYILPKHVWTKIEEKDNNDFSKISSEVNENPVASGPYKVFYYDNTKVVLIRDDNYWGKAPSMWGKLPAPKYIVHNIFKDNAAGDTALRQNQVDVSQQFTPNIQTFGPNIKTYLSKPPYYMPGVIPWLVINVTKPGLDNANVRRAIAMAIDYDKIAKNAMSGYSGTMSPSLMLPLDSEQKLVDQSQLAPLQWKSHDIDGANALLDSIGAKKGPDGIRVLNGQKLSFKVECPTGWSDWNAALEIVASSCKEIGINVQTYFPQQSVWNNDMQTGNFDMGMYSYQGIGISSPWARAYQGMSSNGYAPIGQTAYFNYGRYKNSEVDTLLNQIPNITDETQLKDAWTKLNEIYLKEVPMIGLMYRPADFYTVNTSVWSGFPVEGDGTNIPPNICMDGYGIAALYKIHSSK from the coding sequence ATGAAATTTAAAAAGTTCATAAGCATGATACTGGTTTTTTTAATGATATCACTGCTTATCGTTGGCTGTAGCAACAATTCTAATTCCAACAAAACTTCTGAAAACAACAAGATCACGACAACAACGGAAACTTCTGTAAAACCTGGTGAAGCTACGCCAAGAAATGAGACGCTTTATATAAGTGGTTTGCAGTGGGGACCTCCTACGACATTTAATCCTTTAAGCCCCAGCCAGACGTCACTTCCATTGTCAGCAACAAGTATTGCCAGAGAGCTTACATTTGAAACATTGTTTATGTACAATCAACTTGATGGAAAGATGTATCCACTTTTAGGAAAATCATATGCATTTTCATCTGATAATACTGTATGTACAGTAACATTAAATCCAGATGCAAAGTGGAACGATGGACAAAAAGTTACGGCAGGTGATGTCGTGTATACTTTTGAGTTAGGCAAAAAATATCCTGTTTCGTGGTCCAGCAACTGGAATTACCTTGATAGCGTTACTGCAAAGGACGATACAACTGTGGAATTTAAATTAAAAAGCGACAATAAAAATCCATTGATGGTGGAGGAAGCACTAGAATCAGTTTACATTTTGCCTAAACATGTTTGGACAAAGATAGAAGAAAAAGACAATAATGATTTTAGTAAAATATCAAGTGAAGTAAATGAAAATCCTGTGGCATCAGGTCCATACAAAGTTTTCTATTATGACAATACAAAAGTTGTCTTGATAAGAGACGACAATTATTGGGGCAAGGCACCTTCCATGTGGGGCAAATTGCCGGCACCAAAATATATAGTTCACAATATATTTAAAGATAATGCTGCCGGTGATACTGCTTTAAGGCAAAATCAGGTAGACGTTTCACAGCAATTTACACCGAATATTCAGACTTTTGGACCAAATATAAAAACATATTTATCAAAACCTCCATACTATATGCCGGGAGTTATACCTTGGCTGGTTATAAATGTTACAAAGCCTGGACTTGACAATGCAAATGTGCGTCGTGCAATAGCAATGGCTATAGATTACGATAAGATTGCGAAGAATGCCATGAGTGGCTATTCAGGAACGATGTCACCATCATTGATGCTGCCTCTTGATTCAGAGCAAAAACTTGTAGATCAAAGTCAATTAGCACCTCTTCAATGGAAGTCCCATGATATTGATGGTGCCAATGCATTGCTGGATTCCATTGGTGCTAAGAAAGGACCAGACGGAATAAGAGTGTTAAACGGACAGAAATTGTCGTTTAAAGTTGAGTGTCCAACTGGATGGTCTGACTGGAATGCAGCACTTGAAATTGTAGCATCGTCTTGCAAAGAAATAGGAATAAACGTTCAAACATATTTTCCACAACAGTCTGTTTGGAACAATGATATGCAGACAGGTAATTTTGATATGGGCATGTACTCATATCAAGGTATAGGAATATCTTCTCCTTGGGCACGTGCATATCAGGGAATGAGCTCAAATGGGTATGCTCCTATAGGTCAGACAGCTTATTTCAACTATGGCCGCTATAAAAACTCTGAAGTAGATACTTTGCTAAATCAGATTCCAAACATAACAGATGAAACGCAATTGAAAGACGCGTGGACAAAGCTTAATGAGATTTACTTAAAAGAGGTTCCAATGATTGGCTTGATGTACAGGCCGGCTGACTTCTACACCGTTAATACTTCTGTTTGGAGCGGATTCCCTGTTGAAGGCGATGGAACGAATATTCCTCCAAATATATGTATGGACGGCTATGGAATAGCAGCTTTATATAAAATTCATTCTTCTAAATAA
- a CDS encoding ABC transporter permease: MKSYRKYMTSKIAWYVLTFVVALFLNFLLPRLIPGNPVSTIVSKITSGMADTNSIKRVYETFEKEFGLNKPIWEQFLIYVSNLLHGNMGTSFGQYPRKVTDILASSIMWTIGLQLPAIIVSWILGNVLGVLAAYIKKGFDKVLFPVFLFISCIPSFGFAIVLVWLFAVALKIAPASGGYAFDMIPSPTLSFFLSVLQHYQLPFWSIVLVGIGGQSLGMREMSIYELNADYVKYCRLLGLKDSKIVRYVFKNAVLPQITGLALSLGTMVGGALITEIVFSYPGLGSVLFNAIAAQDFPLISGCTLLITTGVLIANFVIDIVYGLIDPRIKVAQQE, translated from the coding sequence GTGAAAAGCTATAGAAAATATATGACAAGTAAAATTGCTTGGTACGTCCTAACTTTTGTAGTAGCTTTATTTCTGAATTTCCTTTTGCCAAGGTTGATACCGGGGAACCCGGTATCAACCATTGTTTCAAAAATCACCAGCGGAATGGCAGATACAAATTCGATTAAACGAGTTTATGAGACATTTGAGAAAGAATTTGGATTAAACAAGCCTATCTGGGAACAATTTTTAATATACGTTTCCAATCTTTTACATGGAAATATGGGCACTTCTTTTGGACAGTATCCGCGAAAGGTAACAGATATATTGGCAAGTTCAATCATGTGGACAATAGGACTTCAACTGCCTGCAATTATTGTAAGCTGGATTCTTGGCAATGTTTTAGGGGTTCTAGCAGCTTACATAAAGAAGGGCTTTGACAAAGTCTTATTTCCAGTTTTTCTATTTATAAGTTGTATACCATCATTCGGGTTTGCTATAGTCCTAGTGTGGCTATTTGCTGTCGCATTAAAAATTGCTCCAGCCAGTGGTGGATATGCATTTGACATGATTCCAAGTCCTACATTATCATTCTTTCTTTCAGTATTACAACATTATCAACTTCCATTTTGGTCCATAGTTTTGGTAGGAATTGGTGGTCAGTCTCTTGGTATGAGAGAGATGTCTATATATGAATTAAATGCAGATTATGTCAAGTATTGTCGATTATTAGGTCTTAAGGATTCAAAAATAGTGAGATATGTTTTCAAAAATGCAGTACTTCCGCAAATAACCGGACTAGCACTTTCTTTAGGTACAATGGTAGGAGGTGCACTTATTACAGAGATCGTTTTTAGCTATCCTGGTTTAGGCTCAGTGCTTTTTAACGCCATTGCTGCACAGGATTTTCCTCTTATATCAGGATGTACCCTTTTAATCACTACAGGCGTTTTGATAGCTAATTTTGTTATAGATATAGTTTATGGTTTGATAGATCCTAGAATTAAAGTTGCACAACAGGAGTGA
- a CDS encoding ABC transporter permease codes for MKNNFSIIFKSSKFRLGFIIFVLLLLSVIIFPIVNKEDPLKMNYTMFQKPGPNLPLGADNFGRNELVELIAGGKTSLIIGILAGGIATGVGLILGLFGGYIGGLVDDVLSSITNIFLVIPSFIILVLISVSISSRSYLTTALVIGFTSWPWTARAVRAQTISLRNRDHVNLAKVSGYSIPKIIATEILPYIASYVGMAFILQVASGILSEATISMLGLGPQNTVTLGLMLNWATMYEAHMSGAWWAFVPPVLMIALITFSLNLMNTGLDQIFNPQIRS; via the coding sequence ATGAAAAATAATTTCAGTATTATTTTCAAGTCAAGTAAATTTAGGCTGGGATTTATAATTTTTGTTTTATTGTTATTGAGTGTGATTATTTTTCCAATTGTGAATAAGGAAGATCCTTTAAAAATGAATTATACAATGTTTCAAAAACCTGGCCCTAATTTACCACTAGGTGCTGACAATTTTGGGAGAAATGAATTAGTAGAATTAATAGCTGGTGGCAAGACATCGCTAATTATAGGAATCTTGGCTGGAGGAATTGCCACGGGTGTAGGGCTTATTCTGGGACTTTTTGGTGGATATATAGGTGGTTTAGTTGATGATGTACTGTCATCAATTACAAATATATTTCTCGTCATACCATCTTTTATTATATTGGTATTAATATCTGTCAGTATTAGTTCCAGATCGTATTTAACTACTGCCCTAGTAATTGGTTTCACTAGCTGGCCTTGGACTGCAAGAGCTGTCAGAGCACAAACGATATCATTGCGGAATCGGGATCATGTAAACCTTGCAAAAGTTTCAGGCTATAGTATACCAAAGATTATTGCAACTGAAATATTGCCATATATAGCATCATATGTTGGTATGGCATTTATACTTCAAGTTGCATCAGGAATTCTTTCAGAAGCCACCATATCGATGCTGGGGCTTGGACCTCAAAATACGGTAACACTGGGGCTTATGTTAAACTGGGCTACAATGTATGAAGCACATATGAGTGGTGCATGGTGGGCTTTTGTACCGCCTGTTTTAATGATTGCGCTGATTACTTTTTCGCTAAATTTGATGAACACAGGTCTTGATCAAATTTTTAATCCACAAATAAGGAGTTAA
- a CDS encoding ABC transporter ATP-binding protein, with product MAEKLLEVKNLKSVYKTRFNEKITAVDDVSFDLEDGKCLGIAGESGCGKSTLAMSVMGYYYPPLFYESGIVNMSGIDITKIPYNQLRKEILGKEIAYIPQAAMNALNPTQRIINLIEDVMEEHISGITKKEIRKIAEDRFETLNLPKDVLQKYPIELSGGMKQRTVIAISTILNPKILIADEPTSALDVTSQKIVIKLLKDLIKRGFIKAMVFITHELPLLYNIADDIMVMYAGEIVESGEADEVIFDPIHPYSNGLMNSIIVPEKGIKGKKLTVIPGAPPNLKYKLDGCRFFDRCLFAKDECKISEVSVKYVNNRSYRCVLQVDELKEMYEDGKKRATT from the coding sequence ATGGCTGAAAAATTATTAGAAGTTAAAAATTTAAAAAGCGTCTATAAGACAAGATTTAATGAAAAGATTACTGCAGTTGATGATGTATCATTTGATTTAGAAGATGGCAAGTGCTTGGGTATAGCAGGAGAGTCAGGATGCGGCAAATCTACACTAGCTATGAGCGTTATGGGATATTATTATCCTCCTCTTTTTTATGAGAGCGGTATTGTAAATATGTCTGGAATTGATATAACGAAAATTCCGTACAATCAGCTAAGAAAAGAGATACTTGGAAAGGAAATAGCGTATATACCTCAAGCAGCGATGAATGCACTAAATCCTACTCAAAGGATTATAAACTTGATTGAAGATGTGATGGAAGAACATATATCTGGCATTACAAAGAAAGAGATAAGAAAAATAGCCGAAGATAGGTTCGAGACACTTAATTTGCCAAAAGATGTTCTTCAGAAATATCCGATTGAACTTTCTGGCGGAATGAAGCAGAGAACAGTCATAGCTATTTCTACAATATTAAATCCAAAGATTCTCATTGCAGATGAGCCGACATCAGCACTGGATGTTACGTCTCAAAAAATAGTGATAAAGCTCTTAAAAGATTTGATAAAGAGAGGATTTATAAAGGCGATGGTTTTTATAACACATGAATTGCCTCTTTTATACAATATAGCTGATGACATTATGGTTATGTATGCAGGTGAGATTGTTGAATCAGGAGAAGCAGATGAAGTTATTTTTGATCCAATTCATCCTTATTCTAATGGATTGATGAATTCAATAATTGTGCCAGAAAAGGGTATAAAAGGGAAAAAGCTGACGGTTATTCCCGGTGCTCCTCCTAATCTAAAATATAAATTGGATGGATGTAGATTTTTTGATCGGTGTTTATTTGCAAAAGATGAATGTAAAATTAGTGAGGTTAGTGTGAAATATGTAAATAACAGAAGTTATAGGTGTGTATTGCAAGTAGACGAGCTTAAGGAGATGTATGAAGATGGCAAGAAACGAGCTACTACTTAG
- a CDS encoding ABC transporter ATP-binding protein → MARNELLLSGKDVTKIFSNKKKKTIAVDHVNFEFKSGEIISIVGESGSGKTTLAKMILGLLSPTSGEIIFRDRPIELKTREKRIEYWRNVQPIFQDPFSSFNIFKKVDNVLLDCIKLLNIKLKKDEKYKKIEEACNFVNLRFEEIYNKYPFELSGGQMQRLMIARVLLIRPRLVIADEPTSMIDACSRASILDALMKLKDEIGTTVVFITHDIGLAYYVSDKIYVMKEGRFVEEGFPDDVILNPTEEYTKHLIGDVPKIESRWAL, encoded by the coding sequence ATGGCAAGAAACGAGCTACTACTTAGTGGAAAAGATGTAACAAAGATATTTTCAAATAAAAAGAAAAAAACTATTGCCGTCGACCATGTTAATTTTGAATTTAAAAGTGGTGAAATAATATCCATCGTTGGTGAGAGTGGAAGTGGGAAGACCACATTAGCTAAAATGATATTAGGATTGCTTAGCCCAACCAGTGGTGAAATTATCTTCAGAGATAGACCTATAGAATTGAAGACCAGAGAGAAACGAATAGAGTATTGGAGAAATGTACAGCCAATTTTTCAAGATCCTTTTTCATCTTTTAACATATTTAAAAAAGTTGACAATGTATTGTTGGACTGTATAAAGCTTCTTAATATCAAGCTAAAAAAAGATGAGAAGTACAAAAAGATTGAAGAAGCATGCAATTTTGTGAATTTAAGATTTGAAGAGATATATAATAAGTATCCTTTTGAACTTTCTGGTGGTCAAATGCAGAGGCTTATGATAGCGCGTGTATTATTGATACGTCCAAGACTTGTCATTGCTGATGAGCCTACCTCAATGATTGATGCTTGTTCTAGAGCTAGTATACTAGACGCATTAATGAAATTGAAAGATGAAATAGGGACAACAGTTGTGTTTATAACGCATGACATTGGCCTTGCTTACTATGTGTCTGACAAAATATACGTCATGAAAGAAGGACGATTTGTGGAAGAAGGCTTTCCTGACGATGTGATTTTAAATCCAACAGAAGAGTATACTAAACATCTAATAGGTGATGTCCCTAAAATAGAGAGCCGGTGGGCATTATAA
- the hemA gene encoding glutamyl-tRNA reductase, translating into MDINNIKMVGIDQSISIEIREKVSFNTDIADVLQKLKNDGLDEIVILSTCHRSEVYFYSESIGLEEIKKFYVEHFKLEDDFKNYLYGISGIKVVEHIFRVACGLESMVVGEDQILGQVKDALNISQINKGSGKILNKLFRDAITLGKKVRTDTGIKNFSSSISHIAVKFIEDVFKDIKGKNAFVIGTGEMGKIAIKNLIAKGVNVCVSNRTHTKAQCLKEEIPEIDVVPYEDKYEQIAKSDIVISATNAPHYTVCYDKFKNVYDGKRICIVDIALPRDIDPKIAEIDGLSLYTIDDLRKTAEENRKKRIDVIKDIEKVICDKKAEFNDWFKTIKIEPYIKKIYIYSHNICDIEFDRLANKLEGATDKDKENIRISLKRVADKMANMMISQIKKDVLMNDDISFNDDRREENI; encoded by the coding sequence ATGGATATAAATAACATAAAGATGGTTGGAATTGATCAAAGTATATCTATTGAAATTAGAGAGAAGGTATCTTTTAATACAGATATAGCTGATGTGCTCCAAAAATTAAAAAATGATGGGCTTGATGAAATAGTTATATTATCAACATGCCATAGGAGTGAAGTATACTTTTATTCAGAGAGCATAGGTCTTGAGGAGATAAAAAAATTTTATGTAGAGCATTTTAAGTTAGAAGATGACTTTAAAAATTATCTTTATGGTATATCTGGCATAAAAGTCGTGGAACACATTTTTAGAGTTGCGTGTGGGTTAGAGTCGATGGTTGTCGGTGAAGACCAGATATTGGGACAAGTGAAAGATGCACTAAACATTTCACAAATTAATAAAGGATCTGGCAAAATATTAAATAAACTTTTTAGGGATGCCATCACTCTCGGGAAAAAGGTCCGCACAGATACGGGTATAAAAAATTTTTCATCGTCTATAAGTCATATTGCTGTTAAGTTTATAGAAGATGTATTTAAAGATATAAAAGGTAAAAATGCTTTTGTTATCGGGACAGGTGAAATGGGGAAAATCGCTATAAAAAATCTTATTGCAAAAGGTGTCAACGTGTGTGTCTCAAACAGAACCCATACAAAGGCACAATGTCTAAAAGAGGAGATACCTGAAATAGATGTTGTGCCATATGAAGATAAGTATGAACAAATTGCAAAAAGCGATATAGTGATAAGCGCTACGAATGCACCACACTATACTGTTTGCTATGACAAATTTAAAAATGTTTATGATGGAAAACGGATTTGCATAGTTGATATTGCGCTTCCGAGAGACATAGATCCTAAAATTGCAGAAATTGATGGCCTAAGCTTATATACAATAGATGATCTTAGAAAAACTGCTGAAGAAAATAGAAAAAAGCGTATTGATGTTATTAAAGATATTGAGAAAGTGATCTGCGATAAAAAAGCGGAGTTCAATGATTGGTTTAAGACGATAAAGATTGAACCATACATTAAAAAGATATACATTTATTCACACAACATATGCGATATAGAATTTGATAGATTGGCAAACAAACTTGAGGGTGCAACAGATAAAGATAAGGAAAATATTAGGATATCTTTAAAAAGAGTTGCAGACAAGATGGCGAATATGATGATATCACAGATAAAGAAAGATGTTTTGATGAATGACGATATATCCTTTAATGACGATCGAAGAGAGGAAAATATATGA
- the hemC gene encoding hydroxymethylbilane synthase gives MKKIRVGTRSSELALTQTLIVVNEIKKYKPDIEFEIVKISTKGDSALNAPLSEIGGKGLFVKEIEDALINNVIDMAVHSMKDMPYEVPNNLKLLSVYRREDPRDVFISKNERFIDLRESARIGTSSLRRSVQLKNLRPDIEIVPIRGNIATRIKKMHELNLDGIVLAASGIKRLGLEDMIKDYFPVDLIVPAPCQGILAVEIRRDFEEEFFEIYPMLLDAKTFFESSAERKIMKRFGGNCKIPLGIYSEYKRNGNDDLITVRVSYYKDGKLLKGKETGLMKDIGKIGDRLVEKIGGI, from the coding sequence ATGAAAAAGATTAGAGTTGGGACTAGATCAAGCGAACTTGCTTTAACTCAGACACTTATAGTTGTCAATGAAATAAAGAAATATAAACCAGATATAGAATTTGAAATAGTAAAGATAAGTACAAAAGGTGATAGTGCATTAAATGCACCTTTAAGCGAGATAGGAGGCAAGGGCCTTTTTGTTAAAGAAATTGAAGATGCATTGATTAATAATGTGATTGACATGGCTGTTCACAGCATGAAAGATATGCCTTACGAAGTACCTAATAACCTTAAGCTTTTATCTGTATATAGAAGAGAAGATCCACGTGACGTTTTTATTTCAAAGAATGAAAGATTTATTGATTTAAGAGAAAGTGCAAGAATAGGTACAAGTAGTTTAAGGCGAAGTGTTCAGCTTAAGAATTTGAGGCCAGATATTGAGATAGTACCCATAAGGGGTAATATTGCCACGCGAATAAAGAAAATGCATGAGCTAAACTTAGATGGTATAGTATTAGCAGCATCTGGGATAAAACGGCTTGGCCTTGAAGACATGATAAAGGATTATTTTCCAGTAGATTTGATTGTTCCGGCACCGTGTCAGGGAATACTGGCTGTAGAGATTAGGAGGGATTTTGAAGAAGAATTTTTTGAAATTTATCCAATGCTACTTGATGCAAAGACTTTTTTTGAGTCGTCTGCTGAAAGAAAAATAATGAAGAGGTTTGGCGGAAATTGCAAGATACCATTGGGAATATATTCAGAATATAAAAGAAATGGGAATGATGATTTAATTACGGTGAGAGTATCATATTATAAAGATGGGAAACTTCTAAAAGGTAAAGAAACAGGATTAATGAAGGATATAGGTAAAATAGGTGATAGACTAGTTGAAAAAATTGGAGGTATATAA
- the cobA gene encoding uroporphyrinogen-III C-methyltransferase: MAGFVYLIGAGPGDVGLITLKAIEVIKKADVIVYDRLINDGILAMAKDGAELIDVGKMPDSHKVPQWRINEIIAEKAIDGKLVVRLKGGDPFVFGRGGEEGECLYDKGISFEVIPGITSAIAVLSYAGIPITHRNLSSSFHVITGHESDGKTENLDWEVIAKLNGTLVFLMGMKNIEFIVNKLIENGMSKDIPAAVIMNGTTPHQKVVKGTLSDIAKKSRNEGMHNPAIIAIGKVVNMSEKLEWFEKKRLFGKRVLLTRTYDLAMNTADDLKDSGADVVICPTIKIIPEVDNVSRLIDNIEKYDYLIFTSVNGVNVFKETINLKKFDLRKLNGVRIAAIGSKTCEALNKMYIYPEVVPDEYTSIALAGKLKSYAKGKSVAILTSDIGGDMLIDNLKDIAFLDKIVAYKNTPNYEIKDKLTNEIKKGIDIAIFTSTSTFKYMSLILGDDISFLKNVKIAAIGPVTKDNIERAGYKVDIMPNTYTFENLIKEILKREA; the protein is encoded by the coding sequence ATGGCAGGCTTTGTTTATTTAATAGGTGCGGGACCTGGTGATGTAGGTCTTATTACATTAAAGGCAATTGAAGTAATAAAAAAAGCAGATGTGATTGTATATGACAGGTTGATAAATGACGGCATACTTGCAATGGCTAAAGATGGTGCTGAGCTTATAGATGTTGGAAAGATGCCTGATTCACATAAAGTGCCGCAATGGAGAATAAATGAGATTATTGCTGAAAAGGCTATAGATGGCAAGTTGGTAGTGCGATTAAAAGGCGGCGATCCATTTGTATTTGGAAGAGGTGGTGAAGAAGGGGAGTGTCTTTACGATAAGGGCATATCGTTTGAAGTGATTCCGGGAATCACTTCTGCTATAGCTGTTTTGTCTTATGCAGGTATTCCTATTACACACAGGAATTTAAGTTCATCATTTCATGTTATAACAGGTCATGAATCTGACGGTAAAACTGAAAATCTCGACTGGGAAGTGATTGCTAAACTTAATGGTACTCTTGTATTTTTGATGGGTATGAAGAACATCGAATTTATAGTAAATAAACTGATTGAAAATGGTATGTCTAAAGATATTCCTGCTGCTGTAATAATGAATGGGACAACGCCGCATCAAAAGGTGGTAAAGGGCACTTTATCAGATATTGCAAAAAAGTCCCGCAATGAAGGTATGCACAATCCAGCAATAATAGCCATTGGAAAAGTTGTAAATATGAGTGAAAAGCTTGAATGGTTCGAAAAGAAACGACTTTTTGGAAAGAGAGTCCTTTTAACAAGGACATACGACTTAGCTATGAATACCGCGGATGATTTAAAAGATAGTGGGGCAGATGTCGTCATATGCCCAACTATAAAGATAATTCCGGAAGTAGATAATGTATCAAGACTTATTGATAATATTGAAAAATACGATTATCTCATTTTCACAAGTGTAAATGGCGTCAACGTCTTTAAAGAAACTATCAATTTAAAGAAATTTGATTTAAGAAAATTGAATGGAGTAAGGATTGCAGCGATAGGCAGTAAGACATGTGAGGCTCTAAATAAAATGTATATATATCCAGAGGTTGTGCCTGATGAATATACTTCTATAGCTTTAGCTGGTAAGCTTAAGAGTTATGCAAAAGGGAAAAGTGTGGCGATTTTGACTTCTGACATAGGTGGCGATATGCTTATAGACAATCTCAAAGATATCGCCTTTTTAGATAAGATTGTGGCGTATAAAAATACCCCAAATTATGAAATAAAAGATAAATTAACGAATGAGATTAAAAAAGGTATTGATATAGCAATATTTACAAGCACATCAACATTTAAATACATGTCTTTAATATTAGGAGATGATATATCTTTCTTAAAAAATGTAAAAATAGCTGCAATAGGACCTGTGACGAAGGATAATATCGAAAGAGCGGGTTATAAAGTAGATATTATGCCAAATACTTACACATTTGAAAACTTGATTAAAGAGATATTAAAGCGCGAAGCATAA
- the hemL gene encoding glutamate-1-semialdehyde 2,1-aminomutase: MMNHEISKKLFDKAKKLMPGGVNSPVRAFKSVGINPPYIKRGYGSHIEDVDGNTYIDYVLSWGPLILGHCNPRIVNALKNQLENGTSFGACTEIEVKLAEKIKSAVPSVEVIRMVNSGTEATMSAIRLARGYTGRDIIVKFEGCYHGHSDGLLIKAGSGALTFGTPDSKGVTNETAKNTIIAKYNDSDLIVEIFKKYGENIAAVIVEPVAGNMGTIPPKEGFLKTLREITKSYGSLLIFDEVMTGFRVSFSCAQGLYGINPDITTFGKIIGGGLPVGAYGGREDIMRMISPDGPVYQAGTLSGNPLAMVAGHETLNVLSEDPSIYDELDKKADRLCRGLKNSMEQNGIDVKINRVGTMMCMFFSDCDVYDFKTATKSNTDMFAKYFNAMLKRGIYMPPSQYETFFLSTSHTDEDIDKTIEASFETAKEIL, from the coding sequence ATGATGAATCACGAAATATCGAAAAAACTTTTTGATAAAGCTAAAAAACTTATGCCTGGCGGTGTAAATAGTCCTGTAAGAGCGTTTAAATCTGTTGGAATAAATCCACCATATATAAAAAGAGGATATGGCAGCCATATAGAAGATGTAGATGGAAATACGTATATAGATTATGTTCTCTCGTGGGGCCCACTTATACTAGGTCATTGTAATCCTCGCATAGTCAATGCTTTAAAAAATCAGTTGGAAAATGGCACAAGTTTCGGAGCTTGCACTGAAATAGAAGTCAAATTAGCCGAAAAAATAAAAAGCGCTGTTCCATCAGTTGAAGTCATAAGGATGGTAAATTCGGGCACCGAGGCTACAATGAGCGCTATACGGTTAGCTCGTGGATACACTGGAAGGGATATCATAGTGAAATTTGAAGGATGCTACCACGGCCATTCCGATGGTCTTCTCATTAAGGCAGGATCCGGTGCTCTTACATTTGGAACACCTGATTCAAAAGGTGTAACAAATGAAACAGCTAAAAACACGATAATAGCAAAGTATAATGACAGTGATTTGATAGTCGAGATATTTAAAAAATACGGAGAAAATATCGCCGCGGTTATTGTTGAGCCAGTGGCAGGAAACATGGGAACTATTCCGCCAAAAGAGGGATTTTTAAAGACTTTGCGAGAAATTACAAAATCATATGGTTCACTTCTCATATTTGACGAGGTTATGACTGGATTTAGAGTATCTTTTTCATGTGCTCAAGGACTATACGGTATTAATCCGGATATAACCACATTCGGAAAAATTATTGGAGGTGGCTTGCCTGTTGGTGCTTATGGTGGAAGAGAGGATATTATGAGGATGATCTCCCCCGACGGCCCTGTTTATCAAGCAGGTACATTATCTGGCAATCCACTAGCAATGGTGGCCGGTCACGAAACATTGAATGTATTATCAGAAGACCCTTCTATCTATGATGAATTGGATAAAAAAGCTGACAGACTGTGCAGAGGTTTGAAGAATAGCATGGAACAAAATGGAATAGATGTTAAAATAAATCGCGTCGGTACAATGATGTGCATGTTTTTTAGTGACTGCGATGTCTACGACTTTAAAACAGCCACTAAATCAAATACAGATATGTTTGCAAAATATTTCAATGCCATGTTAAAGAGAGGTATATATATGCCGCCATCTCAGTATGAAACTTTTTTCTTATCCACTTCACATACAGATGAAGATATTGATAAGACCATTGAAGCCAGCTTTGAAACGGCAAAAGAAATTTTGTGA